From bacterium:
CGGCCCATTTGTAGCAGTCAATTGTGCTGCCATCCCTGTGGACCTGGCTGAAGCGGAACTTTTTGGAATCGGAGAAAAGGTTGCAACCAATGTGAGCCGCAGAAAAGGGAAAATGGTTCTCGCTCATCAAGGTACGCTTTTTCTGGATGAACTGAGTTCCTTGCCGGAAGGATTGCAGGCAAAAATTTTGAGGGGGATAGAGGATCACGAAATTTATCCTGTGGGAGAACATCAACCGCACATTTCCGATTTCCGGTTGATCGCGGCGACGAATCTGGATCCCAAAGAGCTTATTTCCAAAGGAAAGTTGCGCAAGGATCTCTATCACCGGATTGCCACGGTTGAGATACAGATTCCAGCGTTGCGAGACCGCAAAGGGGATCTGGAATTGCTCATCATGGGACTTCTTCAGTCCCTTTCCAAAAAGGAAGGGAAATACATTCCAGGAATCAGCCAGCCTCTTTTCGCAGCGCTTCATGATTATCCTTATCCGGGCAATGTTCGTGAATTGCGAAATATTCTCAGCTCCATGGTTGCGCTCGCTCATCCGGGGGAAGTGCTGGATCTCCATTTGCTTCCTGAAAAAGTTCGGGACCGCAACATTGAAGAGGACATGGAGAGAGTCATACAAACGGATCTTGAAAAAGCTTCGATTCATCTTCATGAAACCGTCGATGAAGTCGCGCGCAAGCTCATCCAGCATGCATTGAAACTCCATCAAGGCAACATTACGCGCGCAGCGAATTATCTGAACGTAACGCCTTTTGGTATGCGCAAAATGATGAAGCGTCTCGGAATCAACAAAGAATAATAATTGAACCGCCAAGACGCCAAAACGCCAAGATAGAACTATGATTATCTCTTGGCGGACTTGGCGCCTTGGCGGTTAAAATAGATGTTGAATCCAGTTTTGGCTTAGAATGAAACACATCATCTAAAACGAGAGGGGACCATGAACTTCACAAAACAGTGCTGTTTACTTCTTGTGCTTTTGCTTTTCACGCCTGTTCTTGCAATTGCGGTTGATTCTGATGCGGACGGGCTGGATGATTCTGTAGAAGCAACGCTCGGTTCGAGCCCTATTCACAAAGATATTTTTGTAGAGATCGACTGGTTCGTGGTGAATGGTCGCAGCCTGAAGCCGCGCAAAGGATTTGACAAGATCGTTAAAGCAATCTTTGACAGCGCGCCGGTTCTCAATCCGGACGGCACATATGGAATTCGGATCCATCTGGACTTTGATGATGCGATTGCCGTCGATTTTGACACTCTTGGATACAAGAACGCGAACGGAAACTACAACTGGGATGAATTTGATGTCGTGAAGAGTCTCTATTTCACTTCATCAAGACAGAATACACACCACTATGCGCTTTTTATTAGCGATTATGGTGATGAATTCGGCCAACCCAGCGGCAGTTCCGGGATATCGCGAAATACTGGAAAATTTACCGCGGGAGCCAGCGACTTTATTGTTTCGCTTGGCGGAGATTACTGGTACAACTATCCCAAGAAAAAACAACATAAGTGGACACAAGCCGGGACTTTTGCGCATGAACTCGGACACAATCTGGGTTTAAAACATGGCGGTAACAATCACAGCAATTACAAACCAAATCTTTTGAGTATATTGAATTACTCCTTTCAGGTGGATGGTATCCCGTACACCGCTTTGGATGGAACACGTTATCTTATTTATGACTATTCACGCCAGAAATTGCCGACTCTAAATGAAAATAGTCTGAATGAATTTAACGGTCTCGGAAGTGGAGCATCTGATTCCGCCGGAGTTTATGGAACAACCTGGTTTTCGTGGAACGGTTCGAGTTACGATCAGTTCACGACATTTAACGCGACATCGAATGTCAATTGGAATAACGACGGTTTTTTAAATTCCAGTGTTTTTGAGGATACAAATCAAGACGGACGTTACAGTAGATTGAAAGGGAGGAATCAGTGGTCCAAGCTGGCTTTCCGCGGTGGACTTATCGGATCTGGCGTTTCCGCGAAGACTGCTCTACCGCGTGAAACGAGTCTCCATTGCCTCGACTCTCGCCAACACGCCGCGCGTAAGAAAACGGACGATTCAAACATTCCTCGCATAACGATGAAGGAATTGGTGGAAAAATTTAAAGAGGCTGGGAAGTCCTTGAACCCTTAACTCTTCTTTTTATACCACTCGATGGTTTCGAGCAGGCCGTCCTGCAGCGAGAATTTCGGTTTCCAGTTCAAAATGTTGCGGGCTTTGGCACAATCGAGGTACTGGGCGGGAATTTCGTGGACGACTTGATCCAGAATCGTTGGTTGAAGGTGCGTGGCTCCCATCAATTGAAGGATTTCCTTTACTAATTCCAGAACCCTCATGGGCGATTCGTTTCCAAAATTGAATGCTTCGCCTGCGAGCTCTGCTCCTGAAAGTCGTTCCGCGAGCATCAAGTAGGCTTCCACGGCGTCGCGCACGTAGAAGTAATCGCGGATCAGTTTTCCATCGCTTCGAATGACCGGCGATTCATTTTTCAAAACCGCACGGATCGTGCCGGGCACAAGTCTGTTAAAGTTTAGATCGCCTCCGCCATAAAGATTTCCGCAACGCGTAATCGCCACCGGTATGCGATAGGTAAAAAAGTAAGATACAGCAATCAGATCCGCGCATGATTTACTCACATCGTACGGATAACGGCCCTGCAACGGCGAGTCTTCGGTGTACGGAAGTGTTTCGCTTGGACCGTAAGCTTTGTCGCTGGAAGCGACTATCACGCGCTCTACTTTATTCGAACAGAGCCGGCATGCTTCCAGGACGCTCCACGTGCCGCGAATGTTGGATTCGAAGGTGGAAATGGGAGAGCGGTTCGCGGTTCCAACAATTGTCTGCGCGCCCAGATGAAAGATCGAATCGACTTCGTATTCATTTAGGGTTCTCAGAACCAAGTCCTGATCTTCCAGTTCTCCGCGCACAACGGTGCATTTGCCGATCAAGTCCGCTTCCAGTAGCCGGCTCACGGGAACCCAATCGCGCATCAAGCAAATTACGTTCGCGCTCCGGTTCAACAATTCTTCTACAAGCCAGGAACCGAGCAAACCGGTCGCGCCTGTTACAAAAACATTTCGATGTTCCCAAAAATTCATATGCAATTACAAGTCAGCTCATTACCATATTTTCCACGGAGCATTGCCGCTCTCCCAAAGATGATCGAGCAGTTCTTTTTCACGGAGAGTATCGACCGGTTGCCAGAAACCATCATGCCGAAAAGCCATCATTTGCTGGTCGCGCGCGATGTGTTCCATCGGTTCCCGTTCGAAGCTTGTTTCGTCACCTGCGATATAGCTAAGAACTTCCG
This genomic window contains:
- a CDS encoding sigma 54-interacting transcriptional regulator, giving the protein MLTLIADCFGRSILFPLREDFQEIRGGSLPDNTIYLPYKGVSRHHFSIKKEASRWMLRDLGSKNGTMLNGKQITEAAIKTGDVIQAGIIQLTVKSAQQEVQPLEFSETQSLRRDPETDRVGHVPVGEEENIFSFQQLKFPEGFIPGKSPAMENVLQKLQAIAESDVNVLLIGETGVGKEMFAQTLHQSGKRSNGPFVAVNCAAIPVDLAEAELFGIGEKVATNVSRRKGKMVLAHQGTLFLDELSSLPEGLQAKILRGIEDHEIYPVGEHQPHISDFRLIAATNLDPKELISKGKLRKDLYHRIATVEIQIPALRDRKGDLELLIMGLLQSLSKKEGKYIPGISQPLFAALHDYPYPGNVRELRNILSSMVALAHPGEVLDLHLLPEKVRDRNIEEDMERVIQTDLEKASIHLHETVDEVARKLIQHALKLHQGNITRAANYLNVTPFGMRKMMKRLGINKE
- a CDS encoding GDP-mannose 4,6-dehydratase translates to MNFWEHRNVFVTGATGLLGSWLVEELLNRSANVICLMRDWVPVSRLLEADLIGKCTVVRGELEDQDLVLRTLNEYEVDSIFHLGAQTIVGTANRSPISTFESNIRGTWSVLEACRLCSNKVERVIVASSDKAYGPSETLPYTEDSPLQGRYPYDVSKSCADLIAVSYFFTYRIPVAITRCGNLYGGGDLNFNRLVPGTIRAVLKNESPVIRSDGKLIRDYFYVRDAVEAYLMLAERLSGAELAGEAFNFGNESPMRVLELVKEILQLMGATHLQPTILDQVVHEIPAQYLDCAKARNILNWKPKFSLQDGLLETIEWYKKKS